The window TAATTGTTATCTTTTCGATTTCATTCCCTTTTCTATTTACGTTGTAATCTcgggagaaaaaacaaaacaaacatacaagcaaaaacaagaaaattaaacagacaatgatgatgattactCCGAGTGACTTTTTGTGCGCGTCATTGGCGGCTCCAAGTTGAACCCGCCGACATAGTCTCACAGGCATTTGCATTCGAGAAAAACTTAAGTTCAGCCctcttttttaaagaatctgccagcctgcctttctgaaaacgaaaatctgggtCTCTTAAAATAgcagtccattgtccaaatccgtgcttatcgataccctttttgagaaaatcgtcttcgtctgtcgtaaatctcaacggtcgacgttgatggccttgacttagtaagcgatttgaatgcggAGTATCGATTTTGGGCCGTGCGTGTTCCGATCGCGCACATTCAAAGGTTGGCTCGAAAGTGGCTGTGGAACTtgagctgccaaatctagtgttcacttccacGTCCACCTCCGAGCCTTTGGTCccttgtaatttttgaagacactCGTGGGCCTTTACggcaacttcgcgcgatctccgcttctgatagtgtactttggcaacgacagagctatgtttttggtcttcacacaaaagtcggtgctctttgtcgtcgagcgcgtcaagactttgcgtctcgacgatttggcgataacgcgtggggtgaatgtatttgccaatggcgtcgaagaccaacttgctcatctcgttgcccaatttgctgtgttgttttccgtttttggtgaccaaaacaaaatcgcactggggtttgagcaaaggcctcacgaaagtgatgtagccgtcgagtatttgcatgctcgtatctgtcagaatcacagagtcaaatccgtactttccagccgttttaaaggttttctgatcgacGAAACCCCCATcttcctttgctgcctttaccatgtcaaccgtgagatactgataagtcatgggacgcgatcctttcactttgatgaacaagtaggtggccaagaatttcgttgcaaatgtcaggtcggagggattcacttgcccggggtcattttggcacgtttttacggtctgttcgtagcgaggcaagtgaaaagacacgacttctaacagttcttccatgcttgcccaatgacccctggcctctaatgattcgacgtcgagatcttgcgtccattgcaatctcatcatcttcgccactgtcttgcgcgctctcttgatgtacaattccgtggcagataattttcgaagaactccatccgacgccccgttgacctttctgaagtcgatcaactccgaaatggcatctatgtaacccaatctcccgccatgtccgagcttgcactcctcttgCAAATGGtcgataaacttaaacaacaggcttggagaacacaggctaaaatccatgacttcgaaatttaattcctcctcctcttcgcagcaaaacttgagaaatttcaagcatctgttgacgatctgctgagcgg of the Montipora capricornis isolate CH-2021 chromosome 7, ASM3666992v2, whole genome shotgun sequence genome contains:
- the LOC138057679 gene encoding uncharacterized protein, translated to MSKANKIEWSNIDGAQPKPKRLHLEKDDADSLYHCPIHLCEHEGFQSQRGCRKHVNNKHGWFFYFDERPRVDSKIAANSSKVPTKSCASSTVVDDVSSSSTRSKPGARSMPSFSTSSQIGEQFATWLSGSGGGYKKERPAQQIVNRCLKFLKFCCEEEEELNFEVMDFSLCSPSLLFKFIDHLQEECKLGHGGRLGYIDAISELIDFRKVNGASDGVLRKLSATELYIKRARKTVAKMMRLQWTQDLDVESLEARGHWASMEELLEVVSFHLPRYEQTVKTCQNDPGQVNPSDLTFATKFLATYLFIKVKGSRPMTYQYLTVDMVKAAKEDGGFVDQKTFKTAGKYGFDSVILTDTSMQILDGYITFVRPLLKPQCDFVLVTKNGKQHSKLGNEMSKLVFDAIGKYIHPTRYRQIVETQSLDALDDKEHRLLCEDQKHSSVVAKVHYQKRRSREVAVKAHECLQKLQGTKGSEVDVEVNTRFGSSSSTATFEPTFECARSEHARPKIDTPHSNRLLSQGHQRRPLRFTTDEDDFLKKGIDKHGFGQWTAILRDPDFRFQKGRLADSLKKRAELKFFSNANACETMSAGSTWSRQ